A part of Leifsonia xyli subsp. xyli str. CTCB07 genomic DNA contains:
- a CDS encoding aspartate ammonia-lyase yields the protein MDEHHTQHPPAIDASENVPDVPAPVVEGRDVRVETDSLGARDIPADAYWGVHTSRALENFPIAKRPISVYPDLIVALASVKQAAARANLEIGVLDAHKAGLIDRACQLIIDGRFHDQFVVGVMQGGAGTSTNMNANEVIANIALELDGHAKAEYQRLSPIDDVNRSQSTNDTYPTAIKIGLTFALGHLLDELALLRDSFASKGAEFRHILKVGRTQLQDAVPMALGQEFSGFATTLTEDHARLTETKSLLAEINLGATAIGTGITADAGYAAAAVKHLNLITGLSLETAPDLIESTSDAGAFMSFSGSLKRSAIKLSKICNDLRLLSSGPQAGLGEINLPPRQAGSSIMPGKVNPVIPEVVNQVAFSVAGADVTVTMAAEGGQLQLNAFEPVIAHSLLQSITWMAQAFHTLRVNCVDGITANEERLGGMVGSSVGVITALTPHIGYAAAAALAKSALLTGRNVADLVVEANLMSRVEVMRLLSPARLSGLEAITTAIPVIDQQA from the coding sequence ATGGATGAACACCACACCCAGCACCCGCCCGCGATCGACGCATCGGAGAACGTCCCCGATGTCCCAGCCCCGGTCGTCGAGGGCCGTGACGTGCGGGTCGAGACCGATTCGCTGGGCGCCCGCGACATCCCCGCCGACGCCTATTGGGGTGTTCACACCTCCCGGGCGCTCGAGAATTTCCCGATCGCCAAGCGCCCGATCTCCGTGTACCCCGACCTCATCGTGGCCCTCGCGAGCGTCAAGCAGGCCGCCGCGCGCGCCAACCTCGAGATCGGTGTGCTGGACGCGCACAAGGCCGGCCTCATCGACCGCGCCTGCCAGCTGATCATCGACGGCCGGTTCCACGATCAGTTCGTGGTGGGCGTCATGCAAGGCGGGGCGGGCACCTCGACGAACATGAACGCCAATGAGGTCATCGCCAACATCGCCCTGGAACTCGACGGCCACGCCAAGGCCGAGTACCAGCGTCTCAGCCCGATCGACGATGTCAACCGCAGCCAGAGCACCAATGACACCTACCCGACGGCGATCAAGATCGGACTGACCTTCGCGCTCGGCCATCTCCTGGACGAGCTGGCGCTGCTCCGCGACTCATTCGCGAGCAAAGGTGCGGAGTTCCGGCACATTCTCAAGGTCGGCCGGACGCAGCTCCAGGATGCCGTGCCGATGGCGCTCGGCCAGGAGTTCAGCGGTTTCGCCACCACGCTCACCGAGGACCACGCCCGCCTCACAGAGACGAAGTCCCTCCTCGCCGAGATCAACCTTGGCGCCACAGCGATCGGCACCGGGATCACCGCGGACGCCGGCTATGCCGCTGCGGCGGTCAAACACCTCAACCTCATCACCGGCCTCAGCCTCGAGACCGCCCCCGACCTCATCGAATCGACCAGCGACGCGGGCGCTTTCATGTCGTTCTCCGGATCGCTGAAGCGCAGCGCGATCAAACTCTCGAAGATCTGCAACGACCTGCGCCTGCTCTCCTCCGGACCGCAGGCCGGACTCGGCGAGATCAACCTCCCGCCGCGTCAGGCCGGTTCGAGCATCATGCCGGGCAAAGTCAACCCCGTCATCCCCGAGGTCGTCAACCAGGTCGCCTTCTCGGTGGCCGGGGCTGACGTCACCGTCACGATGGCGGCGGAGGGCGGCCAGCTCCAGCTGAACGCCTTCGAGCCGGTGATCGCCCATTCGCTGCTCCAGAGCATCACCTGGATGGCTCAGGCGTTCCACACTCTCCGCGTCAACTGCGTGGACGGCATCACTGCCAATGAGGAGCGACTCGGCGGGATGGTCGGTTCCTCGGTCGGCGTCATCACCGCGCTCACTCCGCACATCGGCTACGCGGCCGCGGCCGCGCTCGCGAAATCGGCGCTGCTGACCGGCCGGAACGTGGCCGACCTCGTGGTCGAGGCGAACCTCATGAGCCGTGTGGAGGTCATGCGCCTGCTGTCCCCGGCGCGCCTGTCGGGGCTGGAAGCGATCACGACAGCCA